The genomic window GATGATGGAAGAGGTATACCCATAGGGTTGCATCCAGAAGAACATGTTCCAGTTGTAGAAATTGTTTTTACTAGGCTTCATGCAGGTGGAAAATTTAATAAAAAAGATGGCGGTGCATATGCTTTTTCTGGTGGATTGCATGGAGTAGGTGTTTCAGTAACTAATGCATTGTCTACCAGACTTGAGGTTACCGTTACTCGCGACATGGGTGTACATCAGTTGGTGTTTGAAAATGGGGGTGATGTAGCTACTCCATTAGAAAAAATTGATATTGCCCCTAAAAGAAAATCTGGTACAGTTGTACGCGTTTGGCCTGATTCAAAATATTTTGATAGTTCTGTTATTCCAATTAATGAATTAATTCACTTATTACGAAGCAAAGCTGTATTGTTGCCAGGTATAGAAGTTTCCCTAAAAGTTGAAAAAACTGGTGAAAAGTATAAATGGCAGTATGAATCAGGTTTGATTAGCTATTTATCGGAAGAGTTAGATGGTTCAGAGTTATTGATACCTCTTTTTAGTGGACAAGATTACGTTCAAGAGGGGCATGAGTCATTTGAACTTGGTGAGGGGGCTAGTTGGGTAGTAGCCTGGTCACAAGAGGGTCCCCTCGTTAGAGAATCGTATGTAAACCTTATTCCTACCACAAATGGTGGAACCCATGAGTCAGGGTTGCGCGAGGGCTTGTATCTAGCATTGAAGTCCTTTGCAGAGATGCATAGTCTAATTCCTAAAGGTATAAAACTCCTTCCAGAAGACTTGTTTTCCCGTGCTAGTTTTGTTCTTTCAGCGAAAGTCTTAGACCCGCAATTTCAAGGTCAAGTCAAAGAGAGATTAAACAGTAGAGATGCTTTACGCTTAGTTAGTAGTTTTGTTAAAACATCGTTCGAACTATGGCTAAATTCCAATGTGGATGAAGGAAAAAAACTTGCTGAATTTGCCATTAAGCAAGCACAATCTCGTACTAAATCAGCTCAAAAGGTTGAAAAAAGGAAAAGTTCGGGTGTGGCTGTATTGCCAGGAAAATTAACTGATTGTGAGTCAAATGACGCTTCTAGAACGGAAGTGTTTCTTGTTGAGGGAGATTCTGCTGGTGGCTCCGCTAAAAAAGGAAGGGATAAA from Taylorella equigenitalis ATCC 35865 includes these protein-coding regions:
- a CDS encoding DNA topoisomerase IV subunit B — translated: MSSKDYDKYDEGSIRVLKGLEPVKERPGMYTRTDNPLHIIQEVIDNSADEALAGFAKKISVTLNEDLSVTVEDDGRGIPIGLHPEEHVPVVEIVFTRLHAGGKFNKKDGGAYAFSGGLHGVGVSVTNALSTRLEVTVTRDMGVHQLVFENGGDVATPLEKIDIAPKRKSGTVVRVWPDSKYFDSSVIPINELIHLLRSKAVLLPGIEVSLKVEKTGEKYKWQYESGLISYLSEELDGSELLIPLFSGQDYVQEGHESFELGEGASWVVAWSQEGPLVRESYVNLIPTTNGGTHESGLREGLYLALKSFAEMHSLIPKGIKLLPEDLFSRASFVLSAKVLDPQFQGQVKERLNSRDALRLVSSFVKTSFELWLNSNVDEGKKLAEFAIKQAQSRTKSAQKVEKRKSSGVAVLPGKLTDCESNDASRTEVFLVEGDSAGGSAKKGRDKEYQAVLPLRGKVLNSWEVDKDQLFSNKEIHDISVAIGVDPHCPTDFPDMSGLRYRRICILSDADVDGSHIQVLLLTLFYKHFPRLVENGFVFISQPPLFRIDVPAQGKRPARKFYCLDSEELQGTKDKLINKENIKETSLTISRFKGLGEMSAEQLWETTMNPDTRRLLQVSYGSNSLDELNRIFDTLMGKSESASRRALIEEKGNLAQLDV